The following are encoded in a window of Bradyrhizobium guangdongense genomic DNA:
- a CDS encoding glutathione S-transferase family protein, producing MIKLYWSPRSRSFSTLWLMEESGLPYERVLTDISTGAQKAPAYLAINPMGKVPALSDGDAALGEAAAICAYIADRFPETRLAPAITDPRRARYLQWLFFSPSCIEPAIIQIFTKIEVPTSTAAWGSATQVFDVLEAALAKGPWILGEEFSAADITIGSGLNFAVRLFKMVPSRPAFEAYLARCMARPAFQRAEKIAAG from the coding sequence ATGATCAAGCTCTATTGGTCGCCGCGCTCGCGATCATTTTCGACGCTCTGGCTGATGGAAGAGAGCGGCCTGCCTTATGAGCGCGTGCTGACCGACATTTCGACGGGTGCGCAGAAGGCACCGGCCTATCTGGCAATCAACCCGATGGGCAAGGTACCGGCGCTCAGCGATGGCGATGCCGCGCTCGGCGAGGCCGCTGCGATCTGCGCTTATATCGCCGACCGCTTTCCGGAGACCAGGCTCGCGCCCGCAATCACCGATCCGCGCCGCGCACGCTATCTGCAATGGCTGTTCTTTTCGCCAAGCTGCATTGAGCCCGCGATCATCCAGATCTTCACCAAGATCGAGGTGCCGACCTCGACGGCGGCCTGGGGCAGCGCGACGCAGGTGTTCGACGTGCTGGAAGCAGCACTCGCCAAGGGACCGTGGATTCTCGGCGAGGAGTTTTCCGCCGCCGACATCACCATCGGCTCGGGCCTGAATTTCGCGGTGCGCCTGTTCAAGATGGTGCCGTCGCGCCCGGCCTTCGAGGCCTATCTCGCCCGCTGCATGGCGCGGCCAGCGTTCCAGCGCGCGGAGAAGATTGCGGCAGGTTGA
- a CDS encoding autotransporter outer membrane beta-barrel domain-containing protein has protein sequence MVHAVSRVSALAFVAGAMLLCGGSRVRAQSAIWDATLSNTNWYVPTAQLLAYAAPKTGFFNPIPIGDQTLWSLATATNGSFTGTSVAQLKLGPALLTDTSTIQGFVTTAGQITMLFTPTSGGAVTVGLGHMRTVNGMTGMEMQMITGDSLLVTHWAYMLPYDPAIFMPPASQAIPANSVPQWAWTSGTPWRISSPALFGSSSPGRFVITNYQNGYFWGAGIAPTGSSAANFTILGSVTPEGNVLFNTLSKGTLSSLYGAASGDASGAQMLVSTYDLSGNPTGGVAYLSLVRPYAETLQGQNSRAGLGAAEMLYRLSATSLGWTGSMAPGFVVLDNLSGPNLVNAVNQTLPVLTGAASQATYTTQRVFQQAMTGRLDDVLGVNGAVAAERNVWMKPLGGSVRQGGQDGVAGYNASGGGIAVGGDTAISARTMIGGVFAYSHHTITGSEDAVPNRLGIDSYQAGIYGAHALGNGFQIDGQLDGALNDNVESRSLAFINSTAGAGYRSYSGHAGAGVRKLIPLEPGFAIAPSLRLDYGQVRSPAYQESGAGGFSLNVDAQTYRELTLTAGVKGAYQIAKQVYLTGEAGIGYNTLNQALQVKSAFAGGGDTFVTNGLALSPWIYSTAMSLVAADGKTFDLGIRYGLAATSSGLLQQSGLAVLRIKL, from the coding sequence ATGGTGCATGCGGTAAGCCGGGTCAGTGCGCTCGCGTTCGTCGCCGGCGCCATGCTGCTCTGCGGCGGCTCACGGGTCCGGGCGCAGTCGGCGATCTGGGATGCGACCCTTTCCAACACCAACTGGTACGTGCCGACAGCGCAGCTGCTGGCCTATGCTGCACCAAAGACCGGCTTCTTCAATCCGATTCCGATCGGCGACCAGACATTGTGGTCGCTCGCGACCGCGACGAATGGCTCGTTCACCGGAACCAGTGTCGCGCAGCTCAAGCTTGGCCCTGCGCTGCTGACCGACACCTCGACCATCCAGGGCTTCGTCACCACCGCAGGCCAGATTACGATGCTGTTCACGCCGACGTCCGGTGGTGCCGTGACTGTCGGCCTTGGCCACATGCGCACCGTCAACGGCATGACCGGGATGGAGATGCAGATGATCACGGGTGACAGCCTGCTCGTGACCCATTGGGCCTACATGCTGCCTTACGATCCCGCGATCTTCATGCCGCCGGCCTCGCAAGCCATCCCCGCGAACTCCGTTCCGCAATGGGCGTGGACATCAGGCACCCCGTGGCGGATCTCCAGCCCGGCACTGTTCGGCTCGTCGTCTCCCGGCCGCTTCGTCATCACGAACTATCAGAACGGATATTTTTGGGGCGCCGGCATCGCGCCCACGGGAAGCAGTGCTGCCAATTTCACGATCCTGGGCTCGGTCACGCCGGAGGGCAATGTTCTCTTCAACACGCTCTCCAAGGGGACGCTTAGCAGCCTCTATGGCGCGGCGAGCGGCGATGCGTCGGGTGCGCAGATGCTGGTCAGCACTTACGATCTCTCGGGTAACCCGACCGGTGGAGTGGCCTATCTTTCACTTGTTCGGCCCTATGCCGAAACGCTGCAAGGGCAGAATAGCCGCGCCGGGCTCGGTGCGGCCGAGATGCTCTATCGTCTCTCGGCGACCTCGCTCGGTTGGACCGGCTCCATGGCACCCGGTTTCGTTGTCCTCGACAATCTGAGCGGTCCGAATCTTGTCAACGCCGTCAACCAGACCTTGCCCGTTCTCACCGGCGCTGCGTCGCAGGCGACATACACCACGCAGCGCGTGTTTCAGCAGGCCATGACGGGGCGACTTGACGACGTGCTTGGAGTGAACGGCGCCGTGGCGGCAGAGCGCAATGTGTGGATGAAGCCGCTCGGCGGCAGCGTGCGGCAGGGCGGCCAGGACGGCGTTGCCGGATACAACGCGTCCGGTGGCGGGATCGCCGTCGGCGGGGATACGGCCATCTCCGCCCGCACGATGATCGGCGGCGTATTCGCCTATTCCCATCACACCATCACCGGAAGCGAAGATGCGGTCCCGAACCGGCTCGGGATCGATTCATATCAGGCCGGAATTTATGGCGCCCACGCGCTCGGTAATGGCTTCCAGATCGACGGTCAGCTCGATGGTGCGCTGAACGATAATGTCGAGAGCCGCTCGCTCGCCTTCATCAACAGCACCGCCGGTGCCGGCTATCGCTCCTACAGCGGACATGCAGGTGCCGGCGTCCGCAAACTGATTCCGCTCGAGCCGGGATTTGCGATCGCGCCGTCGCTGCGACTTGACTATGGACAGGTGCGTTCTCCCGCTTATCAGGAAAGCGGCGCGGGCGGTTTCAGCCTCAATGTGGATGCGCAAACCTATCGTGAGCTCACGCTGACGGCGGGAGTGAAGGGCGCTTACCAGATCGCAAAGCAGGTCTACCTCACCGGTGAGGCCGGCATCGGCTACAACACGCTGAACCAGGCACTTCAGGTCAAATCGGCATTTGCCGGAGGCGGCGACACCTTCGTGACCAACGGCCTTGCTTTGTCGCCGTGGATCTACTCGACAGCGATGAGTCTCGTCGCCGCCGACGGCAAGACCTTCGATCTCGGAATCCGTTACGGCCTTGCGGCGACATCCTCCGGACTGCTGCAGCAGTCCGGGCTCGCCGTCCTCAGGATCAAGCTGTAG
- the fabI gene encoding enoyl-ACP reductase FabI: MEGLMKGKRGLIMGIANDHSIAWGMAKTLHAHGAELAFTFQGEALGKRVKPLAESLGVELVLPCDVEDIASVDATFDVLREEWGKLDFVIHAIGFADKNELKGRYADTSRENFSRTMVISCFSFTEVAKRAAELMTEGGSMVTLTFGASERSMPNYNVMGVAKAALEASVRYLASDFGPRGIRVNAISAGPIRTLAGSGIGEARAMFAFMQKHSPLRRGVTLDELGGSALYLLSDLSGGVTGEIHYVDSGYNIVLMPRPDDLKASE, from the coding sequence ATGGAAGGTTTGATGAAGGGTAAGCGCGGTCTGATCATGGGCATCGCCAATGATCATTCCATCGCCTGGGGCATGGCCAAGACGCTGCATGCCCACGGCGCCGAGCTTGCCTTCACCTTCCAGGGCGAGGCTCTCGGCAAGCGGGTCAAGCCGCTCGCGGAGTCTCTCGGCGTCGAACTGGTGCTGCCTTGCGACGTCGAGGACATCGCAAGCGTCGACGCGACCTTCGATGTGCTCCGCGAAGAATGGGGCAAGCTCGACTTCGTCATTCACGCGATCGGCTTTGCCGACAAGAACGAGCTGAAGGGCCGCTACGCGGACACCAGCCGCGAGAACTTCTCGCGCACCATGGTGATCTCCTGCTTCTCGTTCACGGAGGTCGCCAAGCGCGCCGCTGAGCTGATGACGGAGGGCGGCAGCATGGTCACGCTGACCTTCGGCGCCTCGGAGCGATCCATGCCGAACTACAACGTGATGGGCGTCGCCAAGGCGGCACTGGAAGCCTCGGTGCGCTATCTCGCGTCCGATTTCGGACCGCGCGGCATCCGCGTCAACGCGATCTCCGCCGGCCCGATCCGCACCCTCGCAGGCTCCGGCATCGGCGAAGCGCGCGCGATGTTCGCCTTCATGCAGAAGCATTCGCCGCTTCGCCGCGGCGTCACGCTCGACGAACTCGGCGGCTCGGCGCTGTACCTGCTGTCGGATCTCTCCGGCGGCGTGACCGGCGAAATCCACTACGTCGATTCCGGCTACAACATCGTCCTGATGCCGAGGCCGGACGATCTGAAGGCGTCGGAGTAG
- the fabB gene encoding beta-ketoacyl-ACP synthase I has translation MRRVVVTGMGIVSSIGNNTQEVLASLHEAKSGISRAEKYAELGFRSQVQGAPTLDPSTVVDRRAMRFLGQGAAWNHVAMEQAIQDSGLSPEEVSNIRTGIIMGSGGPSARTIVEAADITRTKGPKRVGPFAVPKAMSSTASATLATWFKIKGVNYSISSACATSNHCVGNAYETIQIGKQDVIFAGGCEELDWSLSVLFDAMGAMSSKYNDTPATASRPYDVNRDGFVIAGGAGVLVLEELEHAKARGARIYGEIVGYGATSDGYDMVAPSGEGAERCMRMAMSTVKTKVDYINPHATSTPAGDPPEIEALRKVFGTGEKCPPISATKALTGHSLGATGVQEAIYSLLMMNNGFICESAHIQELDPVFADMPIVRKRIDNVKIGTVLSNSFGFGGTNATLVFSRMDV, from the coding sequence ATGAGGCGGGTTGTGGTCACCGGGATGGGTATCGTCTCGTCGATCGGAAACAACACCCAGGAAGTGCTTGCAAGCCTTCACGAGGCGAAGTCGGGCATTTCGCGGGCGGAGAAATATGCCGAGCTCGGCTTCCGTTCGCAGGTGCAAGGTGCGCCCACGCTCGATCCCTCGACCGTGGTCGACCGGCGCGCGATGCGCTTCCTCGGTCAGGGCGCGGCGTGGAATCACGTTGCGATGGAGCAGGCGATCCAGGACTCCGGTCTCTCGCCCGAGGAAGTTTCCAACATCCGCACCGGCATCATCATGGGCTCCGGCGGTCCGTCCGCCCGCACCATCGTCGAAGCCGCCGACATCACCCGCACCAAGGGGCCGAAACGCGTCGGTCCGTTTGCGGTGCCGAAAGCGATGTCGTCCACAGCGTCGGCCACGCTCGCGACCTGGTTCAAGATCAAGGGCGTGAACTATTCCATCTCCTCGGCCTGCGCGACGTCGAACCACTGCGTCGGCAATGCCTATGAGACGATCCAGATCGGCAAGCAGGACGTGATCTTCGCCGGCGGCTGCGAGGAGCTCGACTGGTCGCTGTCGGTGCTGTTCGACGCCATGGGCGCGATGTCCTCGAAGTACAACGACACGCCCGCCACGGCCTCGCGCCCCTATGACGTCAACCGCGACGGCTTCGTCATCGCCGGCGGCGCCGGTGTGCTGGTCCTCGAAGAGCTTGAGCACGCCAAGGCGCGCGGCGCGCGCATCTACGGCGAGATCGTCGGCTACGGCGCGACCTCGGACGGCTACGACATGGTCGCACCGTCAGGTGAAGGCGCCGAGCGCTGCATGCGCATGGCGATGTCAACGGTGAAAACCAAGGTCGACTACATCAATCCGCACGCCACCTCGACGCCGGCCGGCGATCCGCCGGAGATCGAGGCGTTACGCAAGGTGTTCGGAACAGGCGAGAAGTGCCCGCCGATCTCGGCGACCAAGGCGCTGACCGGCCACTCGCTCGGCGCCACCGGCGTGCAGGAGGCGATCTACTCGCTGCTGATGATGAACAACGGCTTCATCTGCGAGAGCGCGCACATCCAGGAGCTCGATCCTGTCTTCGCCGACATGCCGATCGTCCGCAAGCGCATCGACAACGTCAAGATCGGCACCGTGCTGTCGAACTCGTTCGGCTTCGGCGGCACCAACGCCACATTGGTGTTCAGCCGGATGGACGTGTGA
- the fabA gene encoding bifunctional 3-hydroxydecanoyl-ACP dehydratase/trans-2-decenoyl-ACP isomerase yields the protein MLNRRNGYEYEDLLACARGEMFGPGNAQLPLPPMLMFDRITEINDDGGEFGKGLVRAELDVKPDLWFFGCHFKNDPVMPGCLGLDALWQMVGFYLGWTGGEGRGRALGLNELKFSGQVLPEARKVVYNVDIKRVMRSKLVLGIADGWLSVDDQIIYRAKDLKVGLFKQGTSLG from the coding sequence ATGCTGAACAGGCGCAACGGTTACGAATACGAAGATCTGCTGGCATGCGCCCGCGGCGAGATGTTCGGCCCGGGCAATGCACAGCTGCCGCTGCCGCCGATGCTGATGTTCGACCGCATCACGGAAATCAACGACGATGGCGGCGAGTTCGGCAAGGGACTGGTGCGCGCCGAACTCGACGTGAAGCCGGACCTCTGGTTCTTCGGCTGCCACTTCAAGAACGATCCCGTCATGCCCGGCTGCCTCGGCCTCGATGCGCTCTGGCAAATGGTCGGCTTCTATCTCGGCTGGACCGGAGGCGAAGGTCGTGGCCGTGCACTTGGCCTCAACGAATTAAAGTTCAGCGGCCAGGTGCTGCCCGAGGCCCGCAAGGTTGTGTACAACGTCGATATCAAGCGCGTGATGCGTTCAAAGCTCGTGCTCGGCATCGCCGACGGATGGCTTTCGGTCGATGACCAGATTATTTATCGCGCCAAGGATCTGAAGGTCGGACTGTTCAAGCAGGGCACGAGCCTGGGCTAG
- the irrA gene encoding iron response transcriptional regulator IrrA: MSENNAPLRHDDVHAALLAGRQPALTGCPWHDVNEMLQSAGLRPTRQRMALGWLLFGKGARHLTAEMLYEEATLAKVPVSLATVYNTLNQLTDAGLLRQVSVDGTKTYFDTNVTTHHHYYLENSHELVDIEDPHLALSKMPEVPEGYEISRIDMVVRLRKKR, translated from the coding sequence ATGAGCGAGAACAACGCGCCCCTTCGCCACGACGACGTCCATGCCGCCCTACTGGCCGGCCGCCAGCCGGCTCTGACCGGCTGCCCTTGGCACGACGTCAACGAAATGCTGCAGTCCGCGGGCCTGCGTCCGACGCGCCAGCGCATGGCGCTGGGCTGGCTGTTGTTCGGTAAGGGTGCACGCCACCTCACGGCTGAAATGCTCTACGAGGAAGCGACCCTGGCCAAGGTCCCGGTGTCGCTCGCAACCGTCTACAACACGCTGAATCAGCTGACCGACGCCGGTCTGCTGCGCCAGGTCAGCGTCGACGGCACCAAGACCTATTTCGATACCAACGTCACCACCCATCACCATTATTATCTCGAGAACAGCCACGAGCTGGTCGACATCGAGGATCCGCATCTGGCGCTGTCCAAGATGCCGGAGGTGCCGGAGGGTTACGAAATCTCACGCATCGACATGGTCGTGCGGCTGCGCAAGAAGCGCTGA
- a CDS encoding SH3 domain-containing protein, whose product MALGRFCSVMALVCTWWSASVGPSHSAKDATPQTASGLPVPRYVSLKSDHVNVRAGPTKDNDVAWVYTRAGLPVEITAEFENWRRVRDSEGAEGWVYHSLLSGRRTAVVTMKHKDELAPIYDRADPDSAVAAKLQAGVVTQVKKCTTNWCHVTGNGFDGWIQQERLWGVYADEQVN is encoded by the coding sequence ATGGCGTTGGGGCGTTTTTGTTCGGTGATGGCGCTCGTTTGCACCTGGTGGAGCGCTTCGGTCGGCCCCTCGCATTCGGCCAAGGACGCCACCCCGCAGACCGCCAGCGGTCTGCCGGTGCCGCGCTATGTCAGCCTGAAATCGGATCACGTGAACGTCCGCGCCGGCCCGACCAAGGACAATGACGTGGCCTGGGTCTACACCCGCGCCGGCCTGCCGGTCGAAATCACGGCCGAGTTCGAGAATTGGCGGCGGGTCCGCGATTCCGAAGGTGCCGAGGGCTGGGTCTATCATTCGCTGCTGTCGGGCCGCCGCACTGCGGTGGTCACCATGAAGCACAAGGACGAGCTCGCGCCGATCTATGATCGCGCCGATCCGGACAGCGCGGTTGCCGCAAAGCTCCAGGCTGGCGTCGTCACGCAGGTGAAAAAGTGCACGACCAACTGGTGCCACGTCACCGGCAACGGGTTTGACGGCTGGATCCAGCAGGAGCGCCTCTGGGGCGTTTACGCCGACGAGCAGGTGAATTGA
- a CDS encoding 2-hydroxyacid dehydrogenase — MSVKKKPLVVVTRKLPDSIETRMRELFDARINLDDTPMSAEQIAEAARTADILVPTVTDHISADIVNQPDCKLRLIANFGNGVDNIDVAAAHARGITVTNTPKVLTEDTADMTMALILAVPRRMIEGASVLTEGKPWAGWSPTWMLGHRIGGKRLGIIGMGRIGQAVARRARAFGLQIHYHNRRPVAPVIAEELGATYWESLDQMLARMDIISVNCPHTPATFHLLSARRLKLIRKDAYIVNTARGEVTDEDTLIKLIEGGEIAGAGLDVYEHEPAVNPKLVRLAKAGKVTLMPHMGSATIEGRVEMGEKVIINIRTFLDAHKPPDRVLPSML, encoded by the coding sequence ATGTCGGTGAAGAAAAAGCCCCTCGTCGTCGTGACGCGCAAGCTGCCGGACTCGATCGAGACCCGGATGCGCGAACTGTTCGACGCGCGCATCAATCTCGACGATACGCCGATGTCGGCCGAGCAGATCGCCGAAGCCGCGCGCACCGCCGACATCCTGGTTCCGACGGTCACCGATCACATCAGTGCCGACATCGTCAACCAGCCCGACTGCAAGCTGCGCCTGATCGCGAATTTCGGTAACGGCGTCGACAATATCGACGTCGCAGCTGCGCATGCCCGCGGCATCACCGTTACCAACACGCCGAAGGTGCTGACCGAAGACACCGCCGACATGACCATGGCGCTGATCCTGGCCGTGCCGCGCCGAATGATCGAGGGCGCCTCGGTGCTGACCGAAGGAAAACCCTGGGCGGGCTGGTCGCCGACCTGGATGCTCGGTCACCGCATCGGAGGCAAGCGCCTCGGCATCATCGGCATGGGCCGCATCGGCCAAGCGGTTGCGCGCCGCGCCCGCGCCTTCGGCCTGCAGATCCACTATCACAACCGCCGTCCCGTCGCGCCTGTCATCGCCGAAGAGCTCGGCGCGACTTATTGGGAAAGTCTCGACCAGATGCTGGCGCGGATGGACATCATCTCGGTGAACTGCCCGCACACGCCGGCGACCTTTCATCTGCTGTCGGCGCGGCGGCTGAAGCTGATCCGCAAGGACGCCTACATCGTCAACACCGCGCGCGGCGAGGTCACCGACGAGGACACGCTGATCAAGCTGATCGAAGGCGGCGAGATAGCCGGCGCCGGCCTCGACGTCTACGAGCACGAGCCCGCGGTCAATCCGAAGCTGGTGCGGCTTGCGAAGGCCGGCAAGGTGACCCTGATGCCGCATATGGGCTCGGCCACGATCGAGGGCCGGGTCGAGATGGGGGAGAAGGTGATCATCAACATTCGCACCTTCCTCGACGCACACAAGCCGCCGGACCGGGTGCTGCCGAGCATGCTGTAG
- a CDS encoding HesA/MoeB/ThiF family protein → MLSPDELERYARHIVLRDVGGPGQAALKRASVLVIGAGGLGAPALMYLAAAGVGTLGVVDDDVVSLSNLQRQVIHTTPDIGRHKVESAAERIAELNPHVRFVGHATWLNADNALDLIGDYDLVLDGSDNFSTRYLVSDACFFAKRPLITAALGTFDGSLTTIRAHETNEQGEFNPTYRCLFPEAPPPGTVPACAEAGVMGALAGVMGSMMALEAIREIVGFGEGLVGRLLMIDARAMRFETLRYGRDPANPLNGDGPVIADLSAHRD, encoded by the coding sequence GTGCTGAGCCCGGACGAACTCGAACGCTATGCCCGCCATATCGTGCTGCGCGATGTCGGTGGTCCCGGTCAGGCCGCGCTGAAGCGGGCTTCCGTGCTGGTGATCGGTGCCGGCGGTCTCGGAGCGCCCGCGCTGATGTATCTGGCCGCCGCCGGCGTCGGCACGCTCGGCGTGGTCGATGACGACGTTGTGTCGCTGTCCAACCTGCAGCGCCAGGTGATCCACACCACTCCTGACATCGGCCGGCACAAGGTCGAGAGCGCGGCCGAGCGGATCGCCGAGCTCAATCCGCATGTCCGTTTCGTCGGTCACGCGACCTGGCTCAATGCCGACAACGCGCTCGATCTGATCGGCGACTACGATCTCGTGCTCGATGGTTCCGACAATTTCTCGACGCGCTATCTGGTCTCGGATGCCTGCTTTTTCGCGAAGCGCCCGCTGATCACGGCGGCGCTCGGCACCTTCGACGGTTCGCTCACGACGATCCGCGCGCACGAGACCAACGAACAGGGCGAATTCAATCCGACCTATCGGTGCCTGTTTCCGGAAGCGCCGCCGCCGGGCACCGTGCCGGCCTGCGCCGAGGCCGGCGTCATGGGCGCGCTTGCCGGCGTGATGGGCTCCATGATGGCGCTGGAGGCGATCCGCGAGATCGTCGGTTTCGGTGAGGGCCTGGTCGGCCGCCTGCTGATGATCGATGCGCGCGCAATGCGCTTCGAGACCTTGCGCTATGGGCGCGATCCAGCCAATCCGCTCAATGGCGATGGGCCCGTGATCGCCGATCTCAGCGCTCATCGCGACTGA
- a CDS encoding serine protease, whose protein sequence is MRSMLAATLMLASATGANAQMTAPQVPGARPKVVQTAPIKPPAVQTPSETADAMAQAERLSLQSDLAWVGQYNGAITGDVSSRMVDAIKEYQRAKGGKPTGVLNPQERAALAETARRKQDSVGWKIVTEMTSGARLGIPSKLVPQQATDANGSKWTSPTGTVQVLLSRRKEANPTTAKLADAEKKEPAGRKIDYTVVKPDFFVLSGLQGLKKFYVRGTSRGDEVRIMTILYDQAMENTVEPVVIAMSSAFNAFPSGPQAGPPPRKTVEYGTGIVVSDDGAIVTDRLVTDSCLAITIGGYGNADRLAEDKEHDLALLHIYGARGLKPLSLASGVVKTSVDIVGIADPQSQGGAAGVSSVKGALAPVTSSDSALSPPPAVGFSGSPAMDGDGKFAGIALLKSAMVAGPTTSVPASQAVMVSAEAVRDFLKANAVAANGTSTDAKAAVVRVICVRK, encoded by the coding sequence ATGAGATCGATGCTTGCGGCAACACTGATGTTGGCGTCTGCCACAGGCGCGAACGCCCAGATGACGGCGCCGCAGGTCCCCGGCGCCAGGCCGAAGGTGGTCCAGACCGCCCCGATCAAGCCGCCCGCCGTGCAAACGCCGTCGGAAACGGCCGACGCGATGGCGCAGGCCGAGCGGCTATCGCTGCAATCCGACCTCGCTTGGGTCGGTCAATATAACGGCGCCATCACCGGCGACGTCAGCTCGCGCATGGTCGACGCCATCAAGGAATACCAGAGAGCCAAGGGCGGCAAACCAACCGGTGTGCTCAATCCGCAGGAGCGCGCCGCCCTCGCCGAGACCGCACGGCGCAAGCAGGACAGCGTCGGCTGGAAGATCGTGACCGAGATGACCAGCGGCGCGCGGCTCGGCATTCCCTCGAAGCTGGTGCCGCAACAGGCCACCGATGCCAACGGCTCGAAATGGACCTCACCGACCGGAACGGTGCAGGTGCTGCTCAGCCGCCGCAAGGAGGCGAACCCGACCACCGCAAAACTCGCGGACGCCGAGAAGAAGGAGCCAGCGGGGCGCAAGATCGACTACACCGTGGTGAAGCCCGACTTCTTCGTGCTTTCAGGGTTGCAGGGTCTGAAGAAGTTTTACGTGCGCGGCACCTCTAGAGGCGACGAAGTCCGCATCATGACCATTCTGTACGACCAGGCCATGGAGAACACGGTCGAGCCGGTCGTGATCGCGATGTCGAGCGCATTCAACGCGTTTCCGTCGGGGCCACAGGCCGGGCCGCCGCCGCGCAAGACTGTCGAATACGGCACCGGCATCGTCGTCAGCGACGACGGCGCGATCGTCACGGATCGTCTCGTCACCGACTCTTGCCTCGCCATCACCATCGGCGGCTACGGCAATGCCGATCGTCTCGCCGAGGACAAGGAGCACGATCTCGCGCTGCTGCACATCTATGGCGCACGCGGCCTGAAGCCGCTCAGCCTCGCGAGCGGCGTTGTGAAGACGAGTGTCGATATCGTCGGCATCGCCGATCCGCAGAGCCAGGGCGGCGCGGCAGGCGTGTCGAGCGTCAAGGGCGCGCTGGCGCCGGTGACGTCGAGCGATTCTGCGCTCTCGCCTCCGCCCGCGGTCGGCTTCTCCGGCAGCCCGGCCATGGACGGCGACGGCAAATTCGCCGGCATCGCGCTGCTGAAATCGGCAATGGTTGCGGGCCCCACGACTTCGGTGCCGGCATCGCAAGCGGTGATGGTCTCGGCAGAAGCCGTGCGCGATTTCCTGAAGGCGAACGCGGTCGCTGCGAACGGCACGTCGACCGACGCGAAGGCCGCCGTCGTGCGTGTCATCTGCGTGCGGAAATAG